A window of Pirellula sp. SH-Sr6A contains these coding sequences:
- a CDS encoding DUF1559 domain-containing protein, translated as MKRSLRQRGFTLVELLVVIAIIGILVGLLLPAVQAAREAARRMQCSNNLKQMSLAALNYESAFKKFPALGHSGVGNAAPGMGAGAGWPYAWTISLLPFIEQNSLYQNMMAQARPGGPGLPTPWSTANDAWENANWKAQIPSYICPSDSPPTNRGESPSLLNYRACLGDDYHQNHFRPQDGRDNRGMFQIDRYLAIGQVPDGTSNTIMFGEAVAGGAPNDVLGGVALDMQAWNPAACLARLDPTNRRRITGNVRADFRPQGGRAWDGRPYFVGFTTIVAPNGPSCHWGGVDGNEHMGALSSYHTGGGQIGMVDGSVRFISQSVDTGNQSVDDIDNPGSRPSPYGVWGALGSRAGGETASLQD; from the coding sequence ATGAAAAGGTCTCTTCGGCAGCGAGGTTTCACCCTCGTCGAGCTGTTGGTGGTGATTGCCATCATCGGCATTTTGGTCGGATTGCTGCTTCCAGCAGTCCAAGCGGCCCGCGAAGCGGCACGCCGTATGCAGTGCTCCAATAATCTCAAGCAGATGAGCTTGGCGGCACTGAACTACGAGTCGGCGTTTAAGAAGTTCCCAGCGCTCGGGCATTCCGGTGTAGGGAATGCAGCACCTGGTATGGGTGCTGGTGCAGGTTGGCCTTATGCTTGGACCATTTCCCTTCTTCCGTTCATCGAGCAAAACAGCCTCTATCAAAACATGATGGCTCAAGCTCGACCGGGTGGACCTGGTCTCCCGACTCCGTGGAGCACCGCCAACGATGCATGGGAGAATGCGAACTGGAAGGCTCAGATTCCATCGTATATTTGCCCGTCGGACTCTCCTCCCACCAATCGCGGTGAGAGTCCTTCTCTGTTGAACTACCGCGCTTGCTTGGGTGACGATTACCACCAAAACCACTTCCGTCCACAAGACGGCCGTGACAACCGCGGTATGTTCCAAATCGATCGCTATTTGGCAATCGGACAAGTTCCAGACGGAACATCGAACACCATTATGTTTGGTGAAGCCGTCGCGGGTGGTGCTCCTAACGACGTTCTCGGCGGGGTAGCTCTCGACATGCAAGCCTGGAATCCAGCTGCTTGCTTGGCCCGGCTCGACCCAACCAACCGTCGCCGCATTACCGGCAACGTTCGCGCGGATTTCCGCCCACAAGGTGGTCGTGCATGGGATGGTCGCCCCTACTTCGTTGGATTCACGACGATCGTGGCTCCTAATGGTCCCAGCTGCCATTGGGGGGGTGTTGACGGCAATGAGCACATGGGCGCACTGTCCAGCTACCATACTGGTGGTGGTCAGATCGGGATGGTGGATGGTTCGGTTCGATTCATCAGCCAATCGGTGGATACCGGCAATCAATCTGTCGATGACATCGATAATCCAGGCAGCCGTCCATCTCCATACGGAGTTTGGGGTGCCCTCGGAAGTCGAGCTGGTGGTGAAACCGCTTCGCTTCAAGACTAG
- a CDS encoding CRTAC1 family protein, which produces MRPTKNTIQLTDVTRESGIDFVHSSGASGVGYIVEAMTGGIALFDYDADGLIDIFFCDGAPLKGSKESPDQLHHRLYRNLGNWKFQDVTEESGLKRTGYGLGAVVADYDNDGDPDLFVSQFGKNLLFRNNGDKTFTDVTLSAGVDGRYEVGAGACFLDGDNDGFLDLFVASYVEFTSENHVPVFSKGQYLMAGPQYYEKNPDHYYRNRGDGTFEDQSQRSGVGSVLGPGMGVVAADLDDDGDTDIFVAQDGSPNLLYVNDGTGRFEESGLLSGVASNYEGKINGSMGVDCADFDGDGKLDLFLTNYQSEMPVLYRNLGGGIFEDATRKAQIPTSLYPHVNWGTGFIDFDNDSFLDIFIANGHFDRVELMDDRTSLKLPNTLLRNNGQGRFVDVSRESGNGMEIVESSRAAGFDDLDNDGDVDVVILNSNAPPSVLRNDTPMKNHWLQISLRGKDCNRDAVGARVSVKVGGKTQVSEVHSGRGYQSHYGSKLQFGLGKWEEVDEVSVQWPGGARETFGEKKADQHLMLEQGGGSR; this is translated from the coding sequence ATGAGGCCAACGAAGAACACGATTCAATTGACCGATGTGACGCGAGAGTCTGGAATTGATTTCGTTCATAGTAGCGGAGCGAGTGGCGTCGGATACATCGTGGAAGCTATGACGGGTGGCATTGCGTTGTTCGACTACGACGCTGATGGCTTGATCGATATCTTTTTTTGCGATGGTGCTCCGCTCAAAGGATCCAAAGAGTCGCCCGATCAGCTTCATCATCGTCTTTACCGAAATCTGGGGAATTGGAAATTTCAAGACGTGACGGAAGAGTCGGGGCTGAAACGAACCGGTTACGGACTTGGGGCTGTCGTGGCAGATTACGACAACGATGGTGATCCCGATCTCTTTGTCTCGCAGTTTGGAAAGAACCTGTTGTTTCGAAACAATGGAGATAAGACGTTCACCGATGTAACTCTTTCCGCCGGAGTCGATGGTCGCTACGAGGTTGGTGCAGGGGCTTGTTTCTTAGATGGCGACAACGATGGATTTTTGGATTTGTTTGTTGCGAGTTATGTGGAGTTCACGAGCGAAAACCACGTCCCTGTTTTTTCCAAGGGCCAGTACTTGATGGCGGGTCCGCAGTATTACGAGAAGAATCCGGATCATTACTATCGGAACCGAGGAGACGGAACTTTTGAAGATCAGAGCCAGCGATCCGGGGTGGGGAGTGTGCTCGGGCCCGGTATGGGGGTGGTAGCGGCAGACTTGGATGACGACGGAGACACCGACATATTTGTCGCTCAGGATGGTTCGCCGAATCTGCTGTACGTCAACGATGGAACCGGCCGGTTTGAAGAGAGTGGACTCTTGTCGGGGGTGGCGAGCAATTACGAAGGAAAGATCAACGGCAGCATGGGAGTGGACTGCGCTGACTTTGATGGCGATGGAAAGCTGGATTTGTTTTTGACCAACTATCAATCCGAGATGCCGGTTCTGTATCGGAACTTGGGGGGCGGGATTTTTGAAGATGCCACGCGCAAGGCCCAGATACCGACGTCCCTTTACCCGCACGTCAATTGGGGGACCGGGTTTATCGACTTCGACAACGATAGCTTTCTCGACATCTTCATTGCCAACGGTCACTTCGATCGAGTCGAGTTGATGGACGATCGAACTTCTCTGAAACTCCCCAACACCCTGTTGAGAAACAACGGCCAAGGTCGATTTGTCGATGTATCTCGAGAGTCCGGAAATGGAATGGAAATCGTCGAGAGCAGCCGCGCGGCGGGATTTGATGATTTGGACAACGATGGCGATGTCGATGTCGTTATTCTGAACTCCAACGCCCCACCTTCGGTCCTTCGAAACGACACCCCGATGAAGAACCATTGGCTCCAAATCAGCTTGCGAGGCAAAGACTGCAATCGGGACGCCGTCGGAGCGAGGGTGTCCGTAAAAGTGGGTGGGAAAACCCAAGTGTCCGAGGTCCATTCGGGGCGTGGGTACCAAAGTCACTACGGATCAAAGCTTCAGTTCGGTCTGGGAAAATGGGAAGAAGTCGATGAAGTTTCCGTTCAGTGGCCCGGCGGCGCTAGGGAGACCTTTGGGGAGAAGAAAGCCGATCAGCATCTGATGTTGGAGCAAGGAGGGGGGAGCCGATAA